The following proteins are co-located in the Bacillus pumilus genome:
- the yqiS gene encoding phosphate butyryltransferase: MKLDDLIIKASQLQNKTAAVAHAEDEEVLHAINMAIERKVARFLLVGNKRNLKERVKQHEINEDWIDIIHSDSPEESAKIAVQAVSEKHADILMKGNVPTAILLKAVLNKEYGLRTASVLSHVAAFEVPGFDRFIYVTDSAMNIAPDLNMLKEITINSVQVAHAVGNDMPKVAVLSAVEVVNPAMDSTLTAASLAQMNRRGQISGCLIDGPLALDNAISQTAASHKNITSDVAGHADILLVPTIEAGNILYKSLIYFAHAKVGAVVAGAKAPIALTSRSDSAESKLYSIALAICTSN; this comes from the coding sequence ATGAAGCTGGACGATCTGATTATCAAAGCCTCGCAGCTGCAGAATAAAACAGCGGCTGTGGCTCATGCAGAAGACGAAGAAGTGCTTCATGCCATCAATATGGCAATTGAACGAAAGGTCGCTCGCTTCCTGCTGGTTGGGAACAAACGCAACCTGAAGGAGCGAGTCAAACAGCATGAAATCAATGAAGACTGGATAGATATTATTCATTCTGATTCACCCGAAGAATCTGCCAAAATCGCTGTACAGGCAGTAAGTGAGAAGCATGCAGATATTTTGATGAAGGGGAATGTCCCGACAGCAATTCTTTTAAAAGCGGTACTGAATAAAGAATACGGACTTCGAACAGCGAGTGTCCTATCACATGTCGCGGCCTTCGAAGTGCCAGGCTTTGACCGTTTTATCTATGTAACAGATTCTGCGATGAACATCGCGCCAGATTTAAATATGCTGAAAGAAATTACGATCAATTCTGTTCAAGTAGCACATGCTGTCGGAAACGACATGCCAAAGGTTGCGGTGTTATCTGCGGTAGAGGTAGTCAACCCAGCAATGGATTCGACGCTGACTGCTGCAAGTCTTGCCCAAATGAATCGAAGAGGTCAAATTTCTGGCTGCCTCATTGATGGGCCGCTTGCTTTAGATAATGCCATTTCTCAAACGGCGGCTTCTCATAAAAATATTACGAGTGATGTAGCTGGTCATGCAGATATTTTGCTTGTGCCAACAATTGAAGCAGGCAACATCCTTTATAAATCTCTCATCTACTTTGCGCATGCAAAGGTTGGGGCTGTAGTGGCAGGAGCGAAGGCGCCGATCGCTTTAACAAGCCGGTCTGATTCAGCCGAAAGTAAGCTCTATTCAATTGCACTTGCTATCTGTACATCAAATTAA
- the bcd gene encoding branched-chain amino acid dehydrogenase, whose translation MELFKYMERYDYEQLVFCQDEQSGLKAIIAIHDTTLGPALGGTRMWTYENEEAAIEDALRLARGMTYKNAAAGLNLGGGKTVIIGDPRKDKNEEMFRAFGRYIQGLNGRYITAEDVGTTVEDMDLIHEETDFVTGISPAFGSSGNPSPVTAYGVYKGMKAAAKAAFGTDSLEGKTIAVQGVGNVAYNLCKHLHEEGAQLIVTDINKDSVQRAVEDFGAKAVDPDDIYDQACDIYAPCALGATINDMTIPKLKAKVIAGAANNQLRETHHGDLIHEMGIVYAPDYVINAGGVINVADELYGYNADRAMKKVEGIYQNIERVIEISNRDAIPTYKAADRLAEERIERMRKSRSQFLQNGQHILSRR comes from the coding sequence ATGGAACTTTTTAAATATATGGAACGATACGATTATGAACAGCTTGTATTTTGTCAGGATGAGCAGTCGGGCTTAAAGGCCATTATTGCGATTCATGATACAACACTTGGGCCGGCACTAGGCGGAACGAGAATGTGGACGTATGAAAACGAAGAAGCAGCCATCGAAGATGCTTTGCGTCTAGCAAGAGGGATGACTTATAAAAATGCGGCAGCAGGGCTTAATCTTGGCGGCGGGAAAACAGTCATCATCGGTGATCCGAGAAAAGACAAGAATGAAGAAATGTTCCGTGCGTTTGGACGTTACATTCAAGGGCTGAATGGCCGCTATATCACAGCTGAAGATGTCGGAACAACTGTTGAAGATATGGATCTTATCCATGAAGAAACAGACTTTGTTACAGGCATCTCTCCTGCGTTTGGTTCTTCCGGGAACCCATCTCCTGTCACAGCTTATGGTGTATATAAAGGGATGAAAGCAGCTGCTAAAGCTGCTTTCGGGACGGATTCATTAGAAGGAAAAACGATTGCCGTCCAAGGTGTTGGAAATGTGGCCTACAATCTGTGTAAACATCTACATGAAGAAGGCGCACAGCTGATTGTGACAGATATCAACAAAGACTCTGTTCAGCGAGCGGTAGAAGACTTCGGTGCAAAAGCTGTAGACCCTGACGATATTTATGATCAAGCATGTGATATTTATGCGCCGTGTGCACTAGGTGCAACCATTAACGATATGACGATTCCTAAACTAAAGGCAAAAGTCATTGCAGGTGCAGCGAATAATCAGCTAAGAGAAACTCATCACGGGGATCTTATTCATGAAATGGGCATTGTGTATGCACCTGATTATGTCATCAATGCAGGTGGTGTGATTAACGTTGCTGATGAGCTTTACGGTTATAATGCTGATCGTGCAATGAAAAAAGTCGAAGGCATTTACCAAAATATTGAGCGTGTCATTGAAATTTCAAACCGTGATGCCATTCCAACCTATAAAGCGGCAGACCGATTGGCTGAAGAGCGAATTGAAAGAATGCGCAAATCAAGAAGTCAATTCTTGCAAAATGGTCAACATATTTTAAGTCGTCGCTAA
- a CDS encoding sigma-54 interaction domain-containing protein yields MQRVLIVGAGQGGSALLETLLKTNMIQIIAIADLDLGAPGMVEAKKNGIDTTTDWKEYIKEDIDIIIETTGRSAVLKELIEKKPEHTVIVPSSMAYVISELMSEKQQLIQMLKEQTYKHDRIFNATNDGMIFINMDEEVVLFNRSAAKMVGRSQKDAIGRHIREVIPNTKLPDILRSREPEFNQKQFLNQQIQIVTTRLPIIDDAGRMLGALSIFKDITDAVELAEEVTNLKEVRTMLEAIIQSSDEAISVVDEQGKGILINRAYTKMTGLTDKEIVGKPAGADISEGESMHLKVLETRRPVRGVRMKVGPNKKDVIVNVAPVIVDGILKGSVGVIHDVSEIQSLTNELNKARQLIRTLEAKYTFEDIIGESEQMLVALEQAKLGAKTPATILLRGESGTGKELFAHAIHNESDRKYNRFVRVNCAALSETLLESELFGYEEGAFSGARRGGKKGLFEEANHGSIFLDEIGEMSPSTQAKLLRVMQEKEIVRVGGTKAIPVDVRVITATNVNIEKAMAEGKFREDLYYRMNRYPISIPPLRQRLEDIDSLSKRLIQKINLDYGRNVSGLTEHALNRLRSYSWPGNVRELENVLGRAMIFLNPQEEWIDEGHIAFMESEKHEEKEQELAVSQFEGETLSDAVEAFEAQLIKQTLEKHQFNRTKTAKTLGISIRNLYYKMDKYQLAKDSMQ; encoded by the coding sequence ATGCAGAGAGTCTTGATTGTCGGTGCAGGACAGGGTGGATCAGCATTGCTTGAAACATTGCTGAAAACAAATATGATTCAAATCATCGCGATCGCTGACCTTGATCTTGGGGCACCGGGGATGGTAGAAGCGAAAAAGAATGGAATTGATACGACAACGGATTGGAAAGAATACATAAAAGAAGACATTGATATCATCATTGAAACAACTGGCCGTTCTGCTGTGTTAAAGGAACTGATTGAAAAAAAACCAGAGCATACTGTCATTGTTCCAAGTTCGATGGCATACGTCATATCGGAATTAATGTCAGAAAAGCAGCAGCTTATTCAAATGCTAAAGGAACAAACCTATAAACATGACCGCATTTTCAATGCAACGAATGATGGCATGATTTTTATTAATATGGATGAAGAAGTGGTCCTATTTAATCGATCGGCTGCCAAAATGGTGGGACGTTCACAAAAAGATGCGATTGGCCGTCACATTCGAGAAGTGATTCCAAATACAAAACTTCCCGACATTTTAAGGTCAAGAGAGCCAGAATTTAACCAAAAACAATTTTTGAATCAGCAAATTCAAATTGTTACTACGCGTCTGCCGATTATTGATGACGCAGGGAGAATGCTCGGCGCTTTATCCATCTTTAAAGATATTACAGATGCGGTTGAGCTTGCAGAGGAAGTCACGAACCTCAAAGAAGTGCGAACGATGCTTGAGGCCATCATTCAATCATCAGATGAAGCCATATCGGTTGTCGATGAGCAAGGAAAAGGGATCTTAATTAACCGTGCTTATACGAAAATGACCGGTTTAACGGACAAAGAGATTGTGGGTAAACCAGCAGGTGCAGATATTTCTGAAGGTGAAAGCATGCACTTGAAGGTTCTTGAAACAAGAAGACCTGTTCGAGGCGTCAGAATGAAAGTCGGACCAAACAAAAAAGATGTGATCGTCAACGTAGCGCCAGTCATCGTTGATGGCATCCTCAAGGGCAGTGTCGGGGTCATTCACGACGTATCAGAAATTCAATCACTCACAAATGAATTAAATAAAGCAAGGCAGCTTATCCGGACACTAGAGGCCAAGTACACGTTTGAAGACATTATTGGAGAAAGTGAGCAAATGCTTGTGGCACTTGAGCAGGCAAAGCTAGGTGCAAAAACACCGGCTACCATTTTACTCCGAGGAGAATCAGGTACTGGGAAAGAGCTGTTTGCGCACGCCATACACAATGAAAGTGACCGGAAATATAACCGCTTCGTACGGGTTAACTGTGCGGCCTTATCGGAGACCCTTTTAGAGTCAGAACTTTTTGGCTACGAGGAAGGAGCGTTTTCTGGTGCAAGGCGCGGCGGGAAAAAAGGGCTATTTGAAGAAGCGAATCACGGCAGCATCTTTTTAGACGAAATTGGTGAAATGTCCCCAAGTACTCAAGCGAAATTACTTCGCGTCATGCAGGAGAAAGAAATTGTGAGAGTAGGCGGAACAAAAGCCATACCGGTGGATGTGCGTGTGATCACGGCAACAAATGTCAATATTGAAAAAGCGATGGCGGAAGGGAAGTTCAGAGAGGATTTATATTATCGGATGAACAGATACCCGATCTCCATCCCCCCGCTTAGGCAGCGTCTTGAAGATATTGACTCATTAAGCAAACGTCTCATCCAGAAGATCAATTTAGACTATGGACGGAATGTGAGTGGTTTAACAGAACATGCACTTAATAGACTTCGTTCATACAGCTGGCCAGGCAACGTGAGAGAGCTTGAAAATGTGCTTGGACGAGCTATGATCTTTTTGAACCCGCAAGAAGAATGGATTGATGAAGGGCATATTGCATTCATGGAATCGGAAAAGCATGAAGAAAAAGAGCAGGAACTTGCTGTCAGCCAATTTGAGGGTGAGACGCTTTCGGACGCCGTTGAAGCATTTGAAGCGCAGCTAATTAAACAAACCCTTGAAAAGCATCAATTCAATCGTACCAAAACAGCGAAAACGTTAGGGATCAGCATTCGAAACCTTTACTATAAAATGGATAAATATCAGCTTGCAAAAGATAGCATGCAATAA